The nucleotide window CTGGTACATGGCCCTCATCATCAGACCAGAATCCACCAGGTGGGTTCAGACCAGCTTGGTATGCGATCGATGCTGCTAAAATTGCAAGAAGCATCAGATACTTGTGTCTCTTTCTCACTTCTTTTTCTTCGACAACTGAAGCTTTTGGCCTCACGGGAATGATTACTCGTTCACCCTCTGCATGAAAGAGAAGATTGTGTAGAAATACTAGACACTTAGCCAATGGTCTTCCTAGTGTGCCATGCAACGAAGAGAGCAGAACTTGAATCAGAAGGGAGACTAGAACTGCCATAGCAATGATGCTCAGATAGATGGACTGTTTAATATTTCTGCAACTTCCTGCAACATAGGCAATGAGGAGGCCAAGCAATCCCGCCACCAAACACACTCGCAGTGCATAGGACTTGATTCCATACTCACAGGATTCCTTATTCACAAGTAATATTGTGACGACCACAGATGACACAAATGAAACTGAATTTGAGTAGTAGAACACATCATAGCGTTTTGGATGGGTATCCTGAAGGATTGGATTGCCTGGAGTTCCCGTGGCATCTTTGTCATCAGACCAGACACCTCCTGGAGGGTTCATGCCAGCTTGGTATGTGACAGTCACCGCTAAAATAGCAATGGTCAATAGCAGATTACGTCTTCTTCCCAACTCCTTCTCACTAGTATCACCCCCAGTCTGGTTGTGGCCTAATTGACGCGACACTGAGCAAAAATGACTAACTGAGTGCTCTAGCATCTCTGCCACCTGCCTTCTCCATTCTGGAGGAATTATATGTACTGCTATCAAGACATGAattagaacataagcaagtacaCTGCATACGAGCGCTGATATGAAAATAGTCTTCTTTGCCTCCCTGCAGTTCCCCACAGCAAAAGCTCCGGTTAGGGAAAGTAGGACCACTATCATCATTATTGGCAACGCACGCCGTTTGGTAACCTTGTTGCTCACCATCTTGTTCAAGAGCAAAGTGATCATGACAATGGATGCCACAAAGGCGATTGCATTGAGATAGAAGAATGCAATGAACCGGCGATGATGGGTGTCCTCAAGGATGCGATCAGCAGCTGAATGATGATCTTTACTTCTTGACCAAAAGCCACCTGGTGGATTCAGGCCTGATTGGTATGCCAGAGATACTGCAAGAATGGCAAGAAGCAGCATACATGTGCGGGTCTTCTTCAGATGCTTCTCAGTTCGAATGTCATCAGCATTTTGATTGGGTACTTGATTGCTGCCAGTATGTACATTCTCAGAATGTATAGGATGGTCATCACTGCAAAGAATCTCAGTACTAGGGTTATTATCTTCAACCAGATTGTTTTGTTCAGCAGAGTGTGCATTGCCAGTGGCTTCCGCAGGTGCAGAAAGCCCTTCATCCACTATGTCATGACTAGTGTCTCCGTTACTCTGCCTGACCGGCATATTTTGCTCAACATCTGTGGACTGACACTCCGGATTTGCAACACGCTGGACATGTGTAGACGGACACTCCGCGTTGGACGCAACAACCTCGATATTTGTTGATTGCTGGCTGTTCCCTGACAGATGCTGTGAGTGATTCACAGCCTCTTCATCATCTGAAATTTGATTTCTTTCTTCTGCAGGTGCATGCTCCTCATGGGACTCATCCTCTCTGATATTTGGAAGTTGCTGATTGTCTGCAGGCTGGTCTTGTGGTTCAGGGGTGTCATCTTCTGCAGGTGTATCAGTTGAACGGACTGAAGAATGATGATTACTTGCATAAGAATTCTCCTGCTCTGCATTGCTATGTCTGTGTCTACTAAAGCTCAATGAAAGTGCACGGCCCAATTTTTCCACGCAACAAAGGCTGCTTGTTTTGACCTTTTGTAGCCAATTTGCTACAGGCCTGCAAACAAAGAATCCAGCTAAAATTGCAAAGGAGATCCAAACTATGACGATGATAAACACCACATAGAATGATGTTGCTACCTCTCTACAACATCCTGCAGCATACGCAACAATTAGGCACGATAGGTCCACTACCACACATACAATCACTGCTTTGGTCCTTATTCCATGTCCACTCAGTTTTGGGCTCAGAAGCAGTATGATTATGACCAAAGATGCCACGAAGGAAGTTGAATTGGAAACGATGAATATATTATAATGACCAAGGTAGTTACTCCGGAGAACAGAAGTAGCCGGATGATGCTTGTAAGGAGGAAAGGCCATATGCACCTTATCAGAACCATGGTCATTTTCAGCCCAAAAGCCGCCTGGTGGATTCAATCCTGCTTGGTATGTGATAGTAGCAGCAAAAATTACAAGCGTCAAAATGAACTTGCGAGCCTCCTCAACGTTCTCTAGAGGGATGCTCACTTGCCTCACAAGGAAACCCCGTTTGATTAGAACTGTATTTATCATTCTCTGCAGATTCTGTTTCAATTTTCTTGGAATAAACCTTGTGGATACTAGGGTATGGATCCCAACATATGTGATGACCGCAAAGACTAGAACCCAGATGTAAATGGATGGCTTGAGTGCCCTGCAACTTCCGGCAGCATAAGCCCCAAGCAGGCTGAATAGGTCCAATATCATGGTTAATTGCATTGAGTGGAGCCACATTCTCTTCCTTGTCACACTCTTACTGAGAAGCAAGATGATTAAGACAAGAGATGCAGCGAAGGCTGTTGCATTGCAGTAAAAGAACACCTCATATCGTTCAGAAAAGCCAGCATGCATGACAGGGTCACCAGCATCATGACCATCCTTGTTTAGTGTCCACGATCCCCCTGGTGGTGTTAATCCAGCATTGTATGTCACACCAACTGCTAGGACTCCAAGAAGTACCAAATATTTACGATGTCCCCACAAGAGCTCAAAATCATCATTGTTGCTGGAGCTGGATTCATGGCTAGGGGGTAATAAATTTCTGTTGGACGAGCCATTGATGGTATGTTGCCTCATGCTGACAGTACCAATTCCAAAAACACCTCTGCTGACTTCACTCGAACCATTCTCTGGTACCTGGGTACCCATGGTGTTGGTGTTGGTCAGATCAATGCTGATTTCGGATTGCCTGCCACCTGCCATGTGGTTGCTCTCTGACCGAAATTGCAAGTCTCAGGTTCTCGGTTGCTTTCTATGCCTCTATCTGGATCATCAGGTAAGAGTTTCTTGGACGAAGAAGATATCTGAAGGATTCAAAGATAATTCAAGGGTGGTTCTGACCAATAAAAGCAAAGAAGGTTGCTAGAAAGATGGACTTGGTGAAGTCTATGTCCcaaacgaaaacaacacaaagATAGCATGTTAAAGGCTAACTTGCCTGTTAGACCCTACAATGATAACCACAATATGAATTATATATTTTCAAACAGTAACCACCATataaattattattatttttgaaaaTGACCACCATATAAATTATTAGCTCAAGTATTGAAGTATATAGACTTCTCTAGAAAGGTGTGAGCTAATGTTGTACGTCAACTATCAGAGTCTACACCGGGTTGGTGTTCAAGACGAAAGTAGATTAACAGCTGATTAAAGTCTTAAAGGGATCAACCCTGTTGTATATACTGTAACTAGATGAATTTCGTGTGCAGTTTGCATGACTAGATATTACAATACAAATGTTAATGTTTGAGCATAGAGTTCTACTCCCTCTGATCCAAAAAAAGTGCCGCAGCTTAGAACTAAGGTTGAAGTAACCTTAGTTCAAAAGCTGCGACACTTTTTTCCGATCGGAGGGAGAACTAGTTAATGATTATGCTTGGAAATGAGTTTTTGTGTTTCCCATTCAACAATAACATCATATACGTGACTGAACATTACTGTTATAATCTGACCCACAAAAATAAGTGGTCTAGAACTTTCCCTTTGTTTTCTCTAGATACCTAGTTCCAACTGCTATTACCACAATACACACATAGACAAGTACTCCTACTTCTTGGTGAAGACACTTAACAGATTCTACAGGGTAACTAGTAAAATTAACTGCAATCGCAGAAGCGGTAGATTATTGGCAGTGGCAAGTTACACACATCAAAGCCTAACAGCCAAACACATGAAGAGAAAGTAAAAGATTATACCTGGCATGGAAAGCATTGCAATGCTCACAGCCAAAAGGGAAGGGTGCCCTCATTAGCCATATACGGTTGCAAGTGAGCCTGTATCCAGAGCGATAACCAAAATAGCGGTCTAGATATTTCCCTTTGTTTTCTCTGAATACCTAGATCCGATTGATACCACCAAAAAACATGTATAAATAAGTGTTTGCTCGTCGAAGAATTATGTAACATACTATGCCTTTTTTTAGATAATTCAAGAATATGTTTGCTAACTAGCAAAACTAAGTGCAAGTAAAGAGGTTCAATAGGCAATGGAAACAATCATCCATGTCTAACAaccaagaagaggaagagaaactAAGAATCATACCTGGAAAGGGAAAGCAACGCAATGCTCCTCACATAGACATAGTCACACAGAACGGGTGCCCTCATTGGCCATAATCAACCCCTAGCTTAGGAAGCAGGTTTGAGCTTGTACCCAGATCAAGGGTAACTAGTAAAATTGGCTGCAAGTAGAGAAGTGGCAGACTATTGGCAATGGAAGCTATGTATCCATGTCAAAGAACCGAGCCCAGGAAGAGAAAGTCAGAATCGTACCTGAAATGGGAAAGCTTTGCAATGCTCAGCCGCTCACACGGAATGGCTGCCCCGTTAACCTAACTGAGGCTGCGGCTTTGAGCTTGTATCCAGAGTGACGGCTGCTGCTCAGACTAGTGAGGGACACCTTCTGTGCTTCAAAATGGCTGAGTTCTTCCGGAGTCAATAATGGTGTGAACGGTGGTGTGGATGGTGAACAAAAGAGGGGGAGACCTGTGAAGTCAGTTAAACGAAGGAAAGAATCAAGGCAGGACCCCACGGCAATGTACTACTCAGTCATATCAAGAAACAGTCAGCATCTAGATTAAGCAAGGGGAATAATGTATGCATATATGATCTCCTCAGGACCACTTTAGACTTAAAAGAGAGCCTAATGCACCAGAAATAATGAACAAACACGCATCTCAACTGTTAAATGCTCCAGCGTCGAGCTGGGCTGCTGAATAATTTGATTTGGAACACATAGATATAAGCAAGAATTAGCCAGTAGAATACCTGATACTAGGAGGCAGTGAAATGGAATCTGTAGACAGCGATGGTAAACGGAGCGGGTGTGTTGGCAGTTGACTGGTACACGACCACCACACACCGTGGGTTCACACCTCACGCCGGCGCTCAGAGGCCACCTTGACTAACCATCATCGCAGAAAACCGGAATACTGCCATCATCATCCACTTGACTCCGGCGAAGTCATCCACTTGCCTCTCTGGCGCCTCGAGCGTCGCCATCTTTTGACATTTTCGCTCCGCGTGCAACCACCGTTCCGTGGAGCGGCACATCGCCGCTCGTGCATTGGCTCTTCTCCGGCCATATTAGCTGCCGTGCCGTGGTTAGGTACTGGCCACCCCCAGGGCACGTTAGCAGCACTGGGGCACTCATCAGTACAGTCGGCTCCGCCCGCCGGCGCCCCGCTGGCCGCTGAAGCATTTGTTCGAACATCTGACGGGCACTGCTAGGGGAAGCAGAGCCGGCCGGGGCCAGCCAGAGCCTAGAGCCCTAGAACCTCGATCGGCGCCATATCCGACCGACCTGCCAGACCCCGAGCAGCAGCGGCGTGCATTGATCCCGACCATCGACGTCGACAGGGGCGATCCAATCCAATCCCCTCCCCGCCATCCATCCCCGCTGGAGTACATGACATCACAAGAAAAATAGGGAATGACGTCATGTAAACAGCTTTTCATGCGCTCCTGCATGACTGCATCCACCAAGTTTCAACTCTCCACTAGAAGCATACGCGCGCTGCGCCGTTCTACTTTTCTACCGTTTTTTGTTTGATTGTTAATTCACGAATAGATTGCTTGCTGCTCTATTTGCAGGTCgagggttgttgttgttgttttcaTGGGCCTTCTGTGTTTTAGTTTCCATAAATTTGGGTTGAGAAAACTCTTTATTGCATTGCAGGATATGTCTAGATGCTAAGACACGTCATCATTTGCTTGGGTAGGATATTATTCATTTTTTTACAACTATTGTTCTTCATAAAAATGATATGTTAGCAGCACTATCAAAAACATATCCAAAATAGTGGTTGGCGTCAAGCATGTCCCAGACCCACAGAGTTAAAACATAGTATTGGATGTACATAATAATATTCATCTGCAAAACTAATTGAAAACTATGATATACGTAACTGCGCCTTCTGATTGTAGTATTCATCTACAACAATCATACAACTCTATGATTTGACCAATCAATATTTCGTAATTTACCTTATCACATACAAATAATACAAAACACCAACAATCATAATGGTAAAAGGGTAGTAAAAGTGAGAAATACTTAGAAGTTGCAGCACTGCACCAAAGTATATGGTTTCTGGTTTTCAATATTGATCATTCATATGGGTAGTTAGAATCAAAATAGAAAGAACATATTTGAAATAAAAGCAATAATTTGCACTGACTAGCGACAGGAATGGGAATGAATCATGTTTATAGCAGCCTCTAAGAGGAAGAGACATAAATGGGAGGATCAAGAGATAATAGTATAAGTGCTTGATCTCAGTTTTCGTTTGAATGTAACATTACTAACATTACCGATGCATTAATAAGGCCTGATCAACTGTGTACATAAGCGACTTGGTGACAATTAACCAAATTATCTTCATAGGAAAACCTAGTTATCATCTTGTCTTATTGTTTTAGTGCCAATTAAATTCAGTTAGAGACTGTGCTCCTTAGGGTTGGAACCATATtctaattaatactccctccattctaaAGTATAGTACATACtttgttttgaaaagtcaaacgtACCAATGTTTGACTaagtttttaaaaaaaatcaacatCCACATGTATTGTTATAGTTTATTTATTTAGTACTTCAGATATTGATAGTTTATTCTAGAAACTTGGTCAGATGGAGATCTTTGACTTTTAGAAAACTAATATGCACTGCACTATGGAACAGAGGCAGCATAAAGTATGCCATATATAAACTGCGTGAGGTTGTTAATCCACAAGCACGGAGATGGTACTTAAGCAGTGAAGCATGAGGCTTTCAAATTGAAACCTTACACGGCGAGATAAAATCCCGGTAGAATCTGCTACTTGTTTAGCACCGAAGCAATCGAGATTGAATTTGAATCAGGCTGCCAAAGAAAGGATGACAGAGGGAGAGGAAGGAGGTATCGGGAGTTGTACTTCAGACCTTGTGGGCCATGGCGTGTTGATGAAGGCGACCAAGTTCCGAAGACGATAGTCGTCTCTAGGCCCCAAGCGTCGTCATTGTTGGACATTAATTACCGCACAAAAGAAGGGCAGAAAGATGGAGCGATGGGCGGGATGTGCGGTGTGGTGGTGGATAGGCAAAGCCCATGTAGCCTTGTGGTGCGGAGGAGGCGGTGTGGGACGGGCACCTGTGCAACCATGTGTGTGCGGAGGAGGCAGTGATGAACTGGGGCGCCCGTGCAACCATATGATGCGGAGGAGCATGTGATGGGTCGGGTGCCTGTGCAACCGTGTGGTGCGAACGAGGCGGTGATGGCTCGGTCGTGCCGCCATGAGAGAATGGGAGAAAGATGGAGAGATAGGCGGGGCATGCGGTGTGGTGGTGGACTGACACCGCCCATGCATCCATGTGACACAGAGGAGGTGGTGATGGGCCAAGCGGGCGGTgatcttgttggggaacgtagtaatttcaaaagatttcctacgcacacgcaagatccatctaggtgatgcatagcaacgagaggggagagtgatgtccacataccctcgtagaccgtaagcggaagcgttatgacaacgcggttgatgtagtcgtacgtcttcacgatccgaccgatcctatgACCGAAGgtatgacacctccgcgatctgcacacgtttagctcggtgacgtcccacgaactcaagATCCAGCTAAGTGTcggggagagcttcgtcagcatgacggcttgatgccggtgatgatgaagttacggacacagggcttcgcctaagcactacagcGATATgtccgaggtggaaatctgtggagaggggcaccgcacacggctaagagatcaacttatgtctatggggtgccccctggccacgtatataaaggaggggagggaagAGGTGGCCGGACCTAAGGGGGCACGCCAGTtgtggggaatcctactaggactccccagtccaagtaggattcccctcctctttcctattcggagtaggagagaagaaaagagagggagagggagaaggaaaggggggccgcgcccccaccccttgtccactTTGTTTGGGCAGGGGGGAGGCGTGCACCACCTCTTGGCCCTTCTCCCCTCTCTCTGCTAaatcccaataaggcccattacttctcccgctgaaatcccgtaactccccggttctccgaaaaatacctgaatcactcgtaacctttccgatgtccgaatatagccttccaatatatcgatctttatgtctcgaccatttcgagactcctcgtcatatccgtgatctcatttgggactccaaacaacctttggtacatcaaatcacataactcataatatcaATCGTCGTTGAacgttaagcgcgcggaccctacgggttcgagaactatgtagacatgaccgagacatatcttcagtcaataaccaatagcggaacctggatgctcatattggctcctacatattctatgaagatctttatcggtcaaaccgcataacaacatacgttgttccctttgtcatcggtatgttacttgcacgagattcgatcgtcgatatcatcatacctagttcaatctcattaccagcaagtctctttactcgttccgtaatgcatcatcttgtaactaactcatttttcacattgcttgcaaggcttatagtgattaccgagagggcccaaagatacctctccaacaatcggagtgacaaatcctaatcttgatctatgccagctcaacaaacaccatcagagacacctgtagagtatctttatatcacccagttgcgttgtgacgtttgatagcacactaagtgttcctccggtattcgggagttgcataatctcatagtcataggaacatgtataagtcatgaagaaagcaatagcaataaactaaacgttcatagtgctaagctaacggatgggtcttgtccatcacatcattctctaatgatgtgatcccgttcatcaaatgataacacatgtctatggtaaggaaacttaaccatctttgattaacgagctagtcaagtagaggcatactagggacactctgtttgtctatgtattcacacatgtactaagtttctggttaatacaattctagcatgaataataaacatttatcatgatataagaaaatataaataacaactttattattgcctctagggcatatttccttcagtctcccacttgaactagagtcaataatctagttcacatcgtcatgtgatttcacacaaatagttcacatctttatgtgattagttcacatctccatgtgactaatatccaaagggtttactagagtcaataatctagttcacatcgctgtgtgattaacacccaaagagtgatcatgttttgcttgtgagagaagtttagtctacgggtctacaacatacagatccgtatgtactttgcaaatttctatgtctacaatactctgcacggagctactctagctaattgctcccactttcaatatgtatctagatcggtgtaaaaagcttgcatcgacgtaactctttacgatgaactcttctattacctccataaccgagaaatatttccttagtcctctaaggataattttgaccgttgtccagtgatctactcctagatcactattgtactcccttgccaaaatcatgctaaggtatagaataggtctggtacacagcatagcatactttatagaacctatgactgaggcatagggaatgacttttcattctctttctattttctgccgtggccgggttttgagtctgactcaacttcacaccttgtaacacaggcaagaaccctttctttgcttgatccatttgaactttttcaaaactttatcaaggtatgtgctttgtgaaagtccaattaagcgtcttgatctatctctatagatcttgatgcccaatatataagcagcttcaccgaggtctttcactgaaaaattcttattcaagtacccttttatgctatccagaaaattctacattatttccgatcaacaatatgtcattcacatatacttatcaaaaatgttaTGGTGCTCCCACTCACCATATGcgttgatcacactatcaaagcgtatattccaactccgagaggcttgtaccagtccataaatggatcgctggagcttgcacactttgtcagcacctttaggattgacaaagccttcttgttgcatcatatacaactcttctttaagaaatccattaaggaatgcagttttgacatccatttgccagatttcataaaatgtggcaattgctaacatgatttggacagacttgaGCGTCACTACGAGTGAgtaaatctcatcgtagtcaacatcttgaactcgTCAAAAACcatttgcgacaattcgagctttgtatttagtaatactactatcaacgtctatcttcctcttgaagatccatttattctcaatggcttgccgatcattgggcaagtcaaccaaagtccacactatGTTCTCATACacggatcccatctcagatttcatggcctcaagccattttgtggaatctgggctcatcatcgcttcctcatagttcgtaggtttgtcatggtctagtagcatgacttctagaaaggattaccgtaccactctggtgcggaccatactctggttgacctacgaggttcggtagtaacttgatctgaagtttcatgatcatcatcattagcttcctcactaattggcgtaggaatcactagaactgatttctgtgatgagctactttccaattcgagagaaggtacaattacctcatcaagttctacattcctaccactcacttctttcgagagaaactcgttctctagaaaggatccactctta belongs to Triticum urartu cultivar G1812 chromosome 7, Tu2.1, whole genome shotgun sequence and includes:
- the LOC125521305 gene encoding uncharacterized protein LOC125521305 gives rise to the protein MAGGRQSEISIDLTNTNTMGTQVPENGSSEVSRGVFGIGTVSMRQHTINGSSNRNLLPPSHESSSSNNDDFELLWGHRKYLVLLGVLAVGVTYNAGLTPPGGSWTLNKDGHDAGDPVMHAGFSERYEVFFYCNATAFAASLVLIILLLSKSVTRKRMWLHSMQLTMILDLFSLLGAYAAGSCRALKPSIYIWVLVFAVITYVGIHTLVSTRFIPRKLKQNLQRMINTVLIKRGFLVRQVSIPLENVEEARKFILTLVIFAATITYQAGLNPPGGFWAENDHGSDKVHMAFPPYKHHPATSVLRSNYLGHYNIFIVSNSTSFVASLVIIILLLSPKLSGHGIRTKAVIVCVVVDLSCLIVAYAAGCCREVATSFYVVFIIVIVWISFAILAGFFVCRPVANWLQKVKTSSLCCVEKLGRALSLSFSRHRHSNAEQENSYASNHHSSVRSTDTPAEDDTPEPQDQPADNQQLPNIREDESHEEHAPAEERNQISDDEEAVNHSQHLSGNSQQSTNIEVVASNAECPSTHVQRVANPECQSTDVEQNMPVRQSNGDTSHDIVDEGLSAPAEATGNAHSAEQNNLVEDNNPSTEILCSDDHPIHSENVHTGSNQVPNQNADDIRTEKHLKKTRTCMLLLAILAVSLAYQSGLNPPGGFWSRSKDHHSAADRILEDTHHRRFIAFFYLNAIAFVASIVMITLLLNKMVSNKVTKRRALPIMMIVVLLSLTGAFAVGNCREAKKTIFISALVCSVLAYVLIHVLIAVHIIPPEWRRQVAEMLEHSVSHFCSVSRQLGHNQTGGDTSEKELGRRRNLLLTIAILAVTVTYQAGMNPPGGVWSDDKDATGTPGNPILQDTHPKRYDVFYYSNSVSFVSSVVVTILLVNKESCEYGIKSYALRVCLVAGLLGLLIAYVAGSCRNIKQSIYLSIIAMAVLVSLLIQVLLSSLHGTLGRPLAKCLVFLHNLLFHAEGERVIIPVRPKASVVEEKEVRKRHKYLMLLAILAASIAYQAGLNPPGGFWSDDEGHVPGNPVLRDINHRRYKIFFCFNSFAFMASIVVILLLLSKSIRKKAVPLGVLHLIMILDMLALMTAFAAGSCRKLRTSVYVYALVGGVVVILLLLIIVSNAIAKYRKAGEGSGINSPRRPEPVSGANTPA